The Saprospiraceae bacterium genome includes a window with the following:
- a CDS encoding HYR domain-containing protein, whose product MKSVRFIFILAGLILSMFHSMSGQSCDPQLTSVNIINRDSFCLTHSGDFVELEVKWAMSGGNPLCVAPTGSWRIQISLPPSFVYKVNNVLDVVTPGPFTWTYDGINNVLRGINNLPVNIGSNGVILVNITGDGTQVTACNELSSVVNIEIVSLPSGSPANFDNIIGNDFEEFDLEVRAPLDVTPGTIASCYPDLASAEAAAIAATIVVNQGGCDYPDILKVANTVGTCSAVITVTVTNECGDEQIFVYNTRIDDTDPVFTCLTAQTKSTDVGQCTYTIQGTELDALAIDNCSGAISYSYVLSGVTMGMGVTTLDGIVLNKGVTTVTWTATDNCGNESSCQFNVTINDNEAPVITYCPPAVMVSNPDDRDPYATGMATASDNCSGVVVSFTEDRTGLSTIDCRATGPIVRTFIATDLAGNVNLVPCVQTITVEDDTNPVIAPCPSDIVASAEAGLCTAIVTFAAPTAIDTGYFQGFEDPAYFSGANVSASSDWNNYNSVLSGVATGTNGIASKTGTRHGEINSNGLVNGFGGVFSRLGGYTNEFGLGYKTKVDVYIDLTNPAVGANTYGFDISSASSNQAGGHLRDFVFHVSAIGGAVYVNGTNNTNYAKRNDLHTLVPSSHVVGSSGWYTFEWVFRDNGGVLAVDMNLYSSGGGAPVWTTTRTNPADLIASVVGGNRYMWFTTVQPAGLLLPIDDSYLDRNVPVSCSLPSGSAFPVGTTVVTCTATDNCGNESSCQFNVTINDNEAPVITYCPPAVMVSNPDDRDPYATGMATASDNCSGVVVSFTEDRTGLSTIDCRATGPIVRTFIATDPAGNVNLVPCVQTITVEDDTNPVIAPCPSDIVASAEAGLCTAIVTFAAPTAIDTGYFQGFEDPAYFSGANVSASSDWNNYNSVLSGVATGTNGIASKTGTRHGEINSNGLVNGFGGVFSRLGGYTNEFGLGYKTKVDVYIDLTNPAVGANTYGFDISSASSNQAGGHLRDFVFHVSAIGGAVYVNGTNNTNYAKRNDLHTLVPSSHVVGSSGWYTFEWVFRDNGGVLAVDMNLYSSGGGAPVWTTTRTNPADLIASVVGGNRYMWFTTVQPAGLLLPIDDSYLDRNVPVSCSLPSGSAFPVGTTVVTCTATDNCGNESSCQFNVTINDNEAPVITYCPPAVMVSNPDDRDPYATGMATASDNCSGVVVSFTEDRTGLSTIDCRATGPIVRTFIATDPAGNVNLVPCVQTITVEDDTNPVIAPCPSDIVASAEAGLCTAIVTFAAPTAIDTGYFQGFEDPAYFSGANVSASSDWNNYNSVLSGVATGTNGIASKTGTRHGEINSNGLVNGFGGVFSRLGGYTNEFGLGYKTKVDVYIDLTNPAVGANTYGFDISSASSNQAGGHLRDFVFHVSAIGGAVYVNGTNNTNYAKRNDLHTLVPSSHVVGSSGWYTFEWVFRDNGGVLAVDMNLYSSGGGAPVWTTTRTNPADLIASVVGGNRYMWFTTVQPAGLLLPIDDSYLDRNVPVSCSLPSGSAFPVGTTVVTCTATDNCGNESSCQFNVTINDNEAPVITYCPPAVMVSNPDDRDPYATGMATASDNCSGVVVSFTEDRTGLSTIDCRATGPIVRTFIATDLAGNVNLVPCVQTITVEDDTNPVIAPCPSDIVASAEAGLCTAIVTFAAPTAIDTGYFQGFEDPAYFSGANVSASSDWNNYNSVLSGVATGTNGIASKTGTRHGEINSNGLVNGFGGVFSRLGGYTNEFGLGYKTKVDVYIDLTNPAVGANTYGFDISSASSNQAGGHLRDFVFHVSAIGGAVYVNGTNNTNYAKRNDLHTLVPSSHVVGSSGWYTFEWVFRDNGGVLAVDMNLYSSWWRSSGLDYHENKSGRFDCISSWR is encoded by the coding sequence AATTTACCTGTTAACATTGGAAGTAATGGAGTGATATTGGTTAATATTACAGGCGATGGTACTCAGGTGACAGCATGCAACGAATTATCATCTGTCGTGAATATTGAAATAGTTTCTCTTCCAAGTGGAAGCCCTGCAAATTTTGATAATATCATCGGTAATGATTTTGAAGAATTCGATCTTGAAGTTAGGGCTCCTTTGGATGTTACACCCGGTACCATTGCAAGTTGTTATCCGGATCTTGCAAGTGCTGAAGCAGCAGCAATTGCTGCTACTATTGTTGTGAATCAAGGAGGATGTGATTATCCTGATATTTTAAAGGTGGCAAATACAGTAGGAACTTGTAGTGCGGTAATAACAGTTACAGTTACCAATGAGTGTGGGGATGAGCAGATATTTGTTTATAATACACGTATTGACGATACTGATCCTGTATTTACTTGTTTGACGGCACAGACCAAATCAACTGATGTAGGACAATGTACCTACACTATTCAAGGTACTGAACTAGATGCTTTAGCTATAGATAATTGTTCGGGAGCCATAAGTTATAGTTATGTATTGTCAGGAGTAACTATGGGAATGGGGGTTACAACTTTAGATGGTATTGTTCTGAATAAGGGTGTGACCACTGTAACCTGGACGGCTACGGATAATTGTGGGAATGAATCCAGTTGTCAGTTTAATGTTACTATAAATGACAATGAGGCTCCTGTTATCACATATTGTCCACCTGCGGTAATGGTTAGTAATCCTGACGACAGGGATCCATATGCTACGGGCATGGCTACTGCAAGTGATAATTGTTCTGGCGTGGTTGTTAGTTTTACGGAGGACAGGACAGGTTTAAGCACTATAGATTGCAGAGCTACTGGTCCAATAGTCAGGACATTTATTGCTACGGATCTGGCTGGAAATGTGAATTTAGTACCTTGTGTACAGACGATTACGGTCGAAGATGATACAAATCCTGTTATAGCACCATGTCCAAGTGACATCGTAGCGAGTGCAGAAGCGGGCTTATGTACGGCAATAGTTACGTTTGCTGCTCCGACTGCGATAGATACGGGATATTTTCAGGGATTTGAAGACCCAGCTTATTTTTCAGGGGCTAATGTTAGTGCATCATCCGACTGGAATAATTATAACAGTGTTCTGAGTGGAGTAGCAACTGGTACAAATGGAATAGCCTCTAAAACGGGAACGAGACATGGAGAAATAAATTCCAACGGATTGGTTAATGGATTTGGAGGAGTGTTCAGTAGGTTGGGAGGTTATACCAATGAATTTGGATTAGGGTATAAAACGAAGGTCGATGTTTATATAGATTTGACCAATCCGGCAGTAGGTGCTAATACTTATGGATTTGATATATCTTCTGCATCCAGCAATCAGGCAGGAGGGCATCTTAGAGATTTTGTGTTTCATGTTTCAGCGATAGGCGGAGCAGTGTATGTAAACGGAACAAACAATACAAACTATGCAAAAAGGAATGATCTCCATACTTTAGTACCTTCAAGCCACGTAGTTGGGAGCTCGGGTTGGTACACTTTTGAGTGGGTGTTCAGAGATAACGGAGGTGTTTTGGCAGTAGATATGAACTTATATAGTTCTGGTGGAGGAGCTCCGGTTTGGACTACCACGAGAACAAATCCGGCAGATTTGATTGCATCAGTAGTTGGAGGTAATCGCTACATGTGGTTTACAACAGTACAACCTGCAGGACTTTTACTTCCGATAGACGACAGTTATCTGGATAGAAATGTACCAGTGAGTTGTTCGTTACCATCAGGCAGTGCGTTTCCGGTTGGAACTACCGTTGTAACCTGTACGGCTACGGATAATTGTGGGAATGAATCCAGTTGTCAGTTTAATGTTACTATAAATGACAATGAGGCTCCTGTTATCACATATTGTCCACCTGCGGTAATGGTTAGTAATCCTGACGACAGGGATCCATATGCTACGGGCATGGCTACTGCAAGTGATAATTGTTCTGGCGTGGTTGTTAGTTTTACGGAGGACAGGACAGGTTTAAGCACTATAGATTGCAGAGCTACTGGTCCAATAGTCAGGACATTTATTGCGACGGATCCGGCTGGAAATGTGAATTTAGTACCTTGTGTACAGACGATTACGGTCGAAGATGATACAAATCCTGTTATAGCACCATGTCCAAGTGACATCGTAGCGAGTGCAGAAGCGGGCTTATGTACGGCAATAGTTACGTTTGCTGCTCCGACTGCGATAGATACGGGATATTTTCAGGGATTTGAAGACCCAGCTTATTTTTCAGGGGCTAATGTTAGTGCATCATCCGACTGGAATAATTATAACAGTGTTCTGAGTGGAGTAGCAACTGGTACAAATGGAATAGCCTCTAAAACGGGAACGAGACATGGAGAAATAAATTCCAACGGATTGGTTAATGGATTTGGAGGAGTGTTCAGTAGGTTGGGAGGTTATACCAATGAATTTGGATTAGGGTATAAAACGAAGGTCGATGTTTATATAGATTTGACCAATCCGGCAGTAGGTGCTAATACTTATGGATTTGATATATCTTCTGCATCCAGCAATCAGGCAGGAGGGCATCTTAGAGATTTTGTGTTTCATGTTTCAGCGATAGGCGGAGCAGTGTATGTAAACGGAACAAACAATACAAACTATGCAAAAAGGAATGATCTCCATACTTTAGTACCTTCAAGCCACGTAGTTGGGAGCTCGGGTTGGTACACTTTTGAGTGGGTGTTCAGAGATAACGGAGGTGTTTTGGCAGTAGATATGAACTTATATAGTTCTGGTGGAGGAGCTCCGGTTTGGACTACCACGAGAACAAATCCGGCAGATTTGATTGCATCAGTAGTTGGAGGTAATCGCTACATGTGGTTTACGACAGTACAACCTGCAGGACTTTTACTTCCGATAGACGACAGTTATCTGGATAGAAATGTACCAGTGAGTTGTTCGTTACCATCAGGCAGTGCGTTTCCGGTTGGAACTACCGTTGTAACCTGTACGGCTACGGATAATTGTGGGAATGAATCCAGTTGTCAGTTTAATGTTACTATAAATGACAATGAGGCTCCTGTTATCACATATTGTCCACCTGCGGTAATGGTTAGTAATCCTGACGACAGGGATCCATATGCTACGGGCATGGCTACTGCAAGTGATAATTGTTCTGGCGTGGTTGTTAGTTTTACGGAGGACAGGACAGGTTTAAGCACTATAGATTGCAGAGCTACTGGTCCAATAGTCAGGACATTTATTGCGACGGATCCGGCTGGAAATGTGAATTTAGTACCTTGTGTACAGACGATTACGGTCGAAGATGATACAAATCCTGTTATAGCACCATGTCCAAGTGACATCGTAGCGAGTGCAGAAGCGGGCTTATGTACGGCAATAGTTACGTTTGCTGCTCCGACTGCGATAGATACGGGATATTTTCAGGGATTTGAAGACCCAGCTTATTTTTCAGGGGCTAATGTTAGTGCATCATCCGACTGGAATAATTATAACAGTGTTCTGAGTGGAGTAGCAACTGGTACAAATGGAATAGCCTCTAAAACGGGAACGAGACATGGAGAAATAAATTCCAACGGATTGGTTAATGGATTTGGAGGAGTGTTCAGTAGGTTGGGAGGTTATACCAATGAATTTGGATTAGGGTATAAAACGAAGGTCGATGTTTATATAGATTTGACCAATCCGGCAGTAGGTGCTAATACTTATGGATTTGATATATCTTCTGCATCCAGCAATCAGGCAGGAGGGCATCTTAGAGATTTTGTGTTTCATGTTTCAGCGATAGGCGGAGCAGTGTATGTAAACGGAACAAACAATACAAACTATGCAAAAAGGAATGATCTCCATACTTTAGTACCTTCAAGCCACGTAGTTGGGAGCTCGGGTTGGTACACTTTTGAGTGGGTGTTCAGAGATAACGGAGGTGTTTTGGCAGTAGATATGAACTTATATAGTTCTGGTGGAGGAGCTCCGGTTTGGACTACCACGAGAACAAATCCGGCAGATTTGATTGCATCAGTAGTTGGAGGTAATCGCTACATGTGGTTTACGACAGTACAACCTGCAGGACTTTTACTTCCGATAGACGACAGTTATCTGGATAGAAATGTACCAGTGAGTTGTTCGTTACCATCAGGCAGTGCGTTTCCGGTTGGAACTACCGTTGTAACCTGTACGGCTACGGATAATTGTGGGAATGAATCCAGTTGTCAGTTTAATGTTACTATAAATGACAATGAGGCTCCTGTTATCACATATTGTCCACCTGCGGTAATGGTTAGTAATCCTGACGACAGGGATCCATATGCTACGGGCATGGCTACTGCAAGTGATAATTGTTCTGGCGTGGTTGTTAGTTTTACGGAGGACAGGACAGGTTTAAGCACTATAGATTGCAGAGCTACTGGTCCAATAGTCAGGACATTTATTGCGACGGATCTGGCTGGAAATGTGAATTTAGTACCTTGTGTACAGACGATTACGGTCGAAGATGATACAAATCCTGTTATAGCACCATGTCCAAGTGACATCGTAGCGAGTGCAGAAGCGGGCTTATGTACGGCAATAGTTACGTTTGCTGCTCCGACTGCGATAGATACGGGATATTTTCAGGGATTTGAAGACCCAGCTTATTTTTCAGGGGCTAATGTTAGTGCATCATCCGACTGGAATAATTATAACAGTGTTCTGAGTGGAGTAGCAACTGGTACAAATGGAATAGCCTCTAAAACGGGAACGAGACATGGAGAAATAAATTCCAACGGATTGGTTAATGGATTTGGAGGAGTGTTCAGTAGGTTGGGAGGTTATACCAATGAATTTGGATTAGGGTATAAAACGAAGGTCGATGTTTATATAGATTTGACCAATCCGGCAGTAGGTGCTAATACTTATGGATTTGATATATCTTCTGCATCCAGCAATCAGGCAGGAGGGCATCTTAGAGATTTTGTGTTTCATGTTTCAGCGATAGGCGGAGCAGTGTATGTAAACGGAACAAACAATACAAACTATGCAAAAAGGAATGATCTCCATACTTTAGTACCTTCAAGCCACGTAGTTGGGAGCTCGGGTTGGTACACTTTTGAGTGGGTGTTCAGAGATAACGGAGGTGTTTTGGCAGTAGATATGAACTTATATAGTTCCTGGTGGAGGAGCTCCGGTTTGGACTACCACGAGAACAAATCCGGCAGATTTGATTGCATCAGTAGTTGGAGGTAA